CGCGCAAGAGGCCGAGGAGGGGGCGGCGTGATACGCAGGTTCCGTAGCCCACCAGGACATGCGCGTTGAACTGTATGTCCGTGAATGAGCCTGATCCAGACGCGCGTGGCCCGGTCAATCGATCTCTCATGATCGCACTGACGGGCCTGATGGGTCTGGCGCTGGCAATGGGAGTTGGCCGGTTCGCCTATACCCCGCTGCTACCGATGATGCAGACAGATCAGGGCATGTCTTTGCAAACCGGAAGCTGGGTGGCGCTAGTGAACATGCTTGGGTATCTGGTGGGTGGGCTCACCGGCAAATATCTGACTGGTGCGCCGGTTCGCAATCTGCGCCTGGCAGCAGCAGGCATCATTCTGAGTCTGGCGGGCATGGCGATGACCGATCACGGCCTGCTCTGGGGGACCTGGCGGCTTGTGGCCGGTATCGCGAGTGCCTGGATGATGATCATGGTCTCCATGATCACCTTGCCACGTCTGGCGGGTTCGCCGCGTCTGCCAGGGATTGTCTACGCCGGGGTGGGGGCTGGCACGTTGCTCGCTGGACTGCTGTGTGCGGTGTTTGTGGGGCTGGGGTGGACCTCGCACGCAGCGTGGCTGTCACTGGCGGGGGTTTCGCTCCTGCTAGCCATCCCGCTGTGGACAGTGTTCGAACGGTCCTGGGATCAGACGGCAGTCGTAGCCAGTCGTAGCCAGGGCGACTTGCCTGGTGCCGGCGTGGATCCGGCCGTGCAGGCAAGGCTCTGGAGACTGGTCGTTTGCTACGGACTGTATGGTTTCGGGTACATTCTGCCGGCAACCTATCTTCCAGCACAGGCCAGGTTGCTGTTGCAGGATAGCTGGACTTACAGTCTGGCCTGGCCGGTCTTTGGCCTGGCGGCCGCGTGTTCAACGCTGGTGGTGGGGCTGGTGGCCTCGCGGCTCGGGTTGTTGCGAAGCTGGGCAGGCGCCCAGGTGGTGCTCACGGCTGGCGTAGCGACGCCGATTGTCTGGCCCAGCATGACGGGCATACTGGTTGCCTCACTTTGTGTCGGCGGAACCTTTGTTGTGATCACGCTGGTGGCGATGCAGGAGGCACAGCGAAGTGGTGGTGCCCGTTCAGGTCTGTGGATGGCCAGGCTGACCGCGTCGTTTGCGTTCGGTCAGGTGCTCGGACCAGCCGTAATTGTGCTGCTGCAGGGACGGCTGGAAATCGGGCTGGGCCTGGCTGCGACGGCCTTGCTGGTTTCTCTGACAGGATTGGTCTGGCAGTTGCAGCAGGATGGACGCAAGGCCGTCGGCATCTGATGCCAATGCACCGGCTCATTTGTCACAACTCGACGCGCCGATGTGAAGTGCTAACCTCGAAATGCTAATCTTTTAGCGATTCTATTGCTGGCAGGTGCACGTTGATCAAAATCTGGTGCTATCACTACATTTCGAGACTGGAGCTCCGCGACGGACTGTTTCACGATGAGTCCATCAACCGTCAGGTCGGGCAAGCGCATGCTGTTGCGTCTGACCAGTTGGTCGAACGAGCCTGTTGCCTGGCTCAGACCAAGGGTCTGCTCGCGCAGTACAGCCAGATCCGGCATCTGATCGGTTCGGCGATTGTCGTGCTGCTTGTTCTGGGCCTGATTGCCGGTGGCAGTGCAGCACTGGCAGCCCTGGGGCCGGGAGCTACCCCGGTCAATGTGATCTGGAGCCTGATGGGCCTGCTGCTGATGCCGACCATCACGCTGATCCTGTGGCTCGTGTCGTTACTGATGCCTGGAGCCGGTGCCCCCTGGTTTGGACGAATCTGGCAGACCTTGCTCAACCGTTTCATAGGCCGATCGGATCTGCTCGATGCCTGGCATGCATGGCTAGACACGACGCGTCAGAGCACAACCTTGCGATTGTGGATGGGGCTGATGTCTCACCTGGTCTGGTTTGCTCTGCTGCTCGGTGGCGTTGTCACCATGCTGGCGGCTTTCAGCTTGCGCCATTACACCTTCTTGTGGGAAACAACCTGGCTGTCGGTTGACGTGTTTGTGTCGCTGGCCACAGTGATTGGTGCGCCAGCCGGCTGGCTGGGGTTGTCGATTCCGGATGCCAAAGCAATCGCCGCCAGTGGCAATCAGGCGCTTGTTGATCCGGTTGTGCGCATGCAGTGGGCGAACTGGCTTGTGGGCGCAATTGCCGTGCTGGGTGTGCTGCCTCGAATGATGGCGGGTGCAGGGTGTGCACTGGTGATCTGGTCCCGACTGCGTCGCCAGAAACCTGACCCGCAAACAGCCTATGCGCAGGCTGTTCTGGCGCAGATCCGGCATGACGTCGGTACACAACTGCCTGATGGCCCACCGGGCGAGGCAGACCGGTTTGAGCCGGTTGACAGGATCCCCGCGAATCAGCAGGATTTCAGCGGATCAGTGGTTGTTGGTGTGGACATGACGGCGCTGCCCGACTGGGTGAGTGCCCGGCCCGGACTGGGGGTGGTCGATGACAGAGACAGCCGGCAGGAGGTGTTTGCAAGGCTTGAAGAGTATCGCCCCGAGCGGCTGCTGATTGTTGTCGATGGAGGTCAGACACCCGATCGCGGCTCGGTGTCCCTGGTACGGGATCTCTCAGGCAAGGCGGGACAGGCCAGGGTGTATTTGCAGCCACGTGCCTCCGGTCTGCAGCGAGACGAGCTCTGGCAGGGCAAGCTGGTGGAGTCAGGCTTGCTGGCACCGTTACAGGATCAGGCGCAGGCCACAGCGTGGCTGCAAGGGGAACTGGCATGAGTCAGCAACACCGGCCAACGATTCACATCGCGATCGTTGGCCATACCAACACGGGTAAGACCTCTCTGTTGCGAACCCTGACCCGCGACCGGGCGTTTGGCGAAGTAGCCGATGCACCCGGGACCACGCGCAACGTGCAGGCTGCTTTGTGCTGGCTGGAGGGCAAGGAAGTCCTGGCCTGGTACGACACGCCTGGTCTTGAGGACAGTATTAGTCTGCGGGACTGGATTGAGTCGATTCCGAGTGACGGCAGGCGCCTGGAAGGCTCTGATCGGGTCGAGAGGTTCCTTCAGGATGAGCACGCTGCCCGCCGGTTCGAGCAGGAGCGACGGGTTCTGAAGCAGGTTGTGCATAGCGATGCAGTCGTCTATGTCGTGGATACGCGTGAACCGGTGCTGCCCAAGTATCGGGACGAGCTGTATCTGCTCAATGCATGTGCCAGACCGGTTCTGCCTGTCCTGAACTTTACGGCCAGTCAGGGGGCGGATCCTGAGCCCTGGGTGCAGGCGCTCGCGCGGCTGGGCCTGCATATCCACCTGAGGTTTGATACGGTCACCCCGCCCATCGATGGCGAGGCACTGGTGTTCCAGATGCTGGGCCAGCTTTTGTCGGTGAACCGGGCCGTTTTTGACCGACTGGCAGAGCAGGCACAACGCGCCCGCAGGCAGCGACGCCAGGAGGCGCTGGAGCTGGTTGCTCAGATGCTGGTGGATGTGGCTGCGCTGGAGGATTTCAGTACGGCGTCCGGGAGCGCCACAGAAAAAACAGTTCGCAAGCAGCAAGGTGATGTCAGAAGTGCAGAGCAGCGCTGTGTCGACGGCATGCTGCTTTTGTTCCAGTTCGGCCGTGATGACTATTTGTCTGGTGATCTGGCCTGGTCAGATGGGGGCTGGGATTCTGATCCGTTCAGTCCAGACGCCATGCGTGAGGCTGGCGTGCACCTCGGAAAGGGTGCGGCCGCCGGTGCACTGGCAGGGGCGGCCGTTGACGTCATGAGTGCAGGGCTGACGTTAGGCACGGGCACGTTGATTGGTGCTGCAGCAGGGACTGCCTGGCAAGGAATTGAGCGCTGGGGCACGGATTTGTTTGCACGCGTCAAGGGAGAGCGCTCGGTT
This sequence is a window from Orrella marina. Protein-coding genes within it:
- a CDS encoding YbfB/YjiJ family MFS transporter, translated to MNEPDPDARGPVNRSLMIALTGLMGLALAMGVGRFAYTPLLPMMQTDQGMSLQTGSWVALVNMLGYLVGGLTGKYLTGAPVRNLRLAAAGIILSLAGMAMTDHGLLWGTWRLVAGIASAWMMIMVSMITLPRLAGSPRLPGIVYAGVGAGTLLAGLLCAVFVGLGWTSHAAWLSLAGVSLLLAIPLWTVFERSWDQTAVVASRSQGDLPGAGVDPAVQARLWRLVVCYGLYGFGYILPATYLPAQARLLLQDSWTYSLAWPVFGLAAACSTLVVGLVASRLGLLRSWAGAQVVLTAGVATPIVWPSMTGILVASLCVGGTFVVITLVAMQEAQRSGGARSGLWMARLTASFAFGQVLGPAVIVLLQGRLEIGLGLAATALLVSLTGLVWQLQQDGRKAVGI
- a CDS encoding DUF2868 domain-containing protein, which produces MIKIWCYHYISRLELRDGLFHDESINRQVGQAHAVASDQLVERACCLAQTKGLLAQYSQIRHLIGSAIVVLLVLGLIAGGSAALAALGPGATPVNVIWSLMGLLLMPTITLILWLVSLLMPGAGAPWFGRIWQTLLNRFIGRSDLLDAWHAWLDTTRQSTTLRLWMGLMSHLVWFALLLGGVVTMLAAFSLRHYTFLWETTWLSVDVFVSLATVIGAPAGWLGLSIPDAKAIAASGNQALVDPVVRMQWANWLVGAIAVLGVLPRMMAGAGCALVIWSRLRRQKPDPQTAYAQAVLAQIRHDVGTQLPDGPPGEADRFEPVDRIPANQQDFSGSVVVGVDMTALPDWVSARPGLGVVDDRDSRQEVFARLEEYRPERLLIVVDGGQTPDRGSVSLVRDLSGKAGQARVYLQPRASGLQRDELWQGKLVESGLLAPLQDQAQATAWLQGELA
- a CDS encoding GTPase/DUF3482 domain-containing protein, whose translation is MSQQHRPTIHIAIVGHTNTGKTSLLRTLTRDRAFGEVADAPGTTRNVQAALCWLEGKEVLAWYDTPGLEDSISLRDWIESIPSDGRRLEGSDRVERFLQDEHAARRFEQERRVLKQVVHSDAVVYVVDTREPVLPKYRDELYLLNACARPVLPVLNFTASQGADPEPWVQALARLGLHIHLRFDTVTPPIDGEALVFQMLGQLLSVNRAVFDRLAEQAQRARRQRRQEALELVAQMLVDVAALEDFSTASGSATEKTVRKQQGDVRSAEQRCVDGMLLLFQFGRDDYLSGDLAWSDGGWDSDPFSPDAMREAGVHLGKGAAAGALAGAAVDVMSAGLTLGTGTLIGAAAGTAWQGIERWGTDLFARVKGERSVRVSDAVVLVLAVRQLQLLDALEHRGHAAQGPVRLTQEWNAEALPGNELLKLLATARRHDEWSSLRGACEDSEARTRVVEQVCSLLNDAMQHTSE